The following coding sequences are from one Eptesicus fuscus isolate TK198812 chromosome 7, DD_ASM_mEF_20220401, whole genome shotgun sequence window:
- the LOC103285561 gene encoding olfactory receptor 9K2 has translation MGDKRGDNYSEVTDFLLVGIRVQPEFHSLLFLLFLIVYGMVLLGNLSMIGIIVTDPRLNTPMYFFLGNLSVIDLSYCTVIVPKAMINILSQKKTISFAGCVAQMFLYALFMVTEAFVLAAMAYDRFIAICNPLLYTVRMSRSLCIQLLAGSYLCGWVSAILQISVTFSMSFCASRVIDHFYCDSNPIEKISCSNIFMNKMVSLSLAVIIILPTIVVIVVSYMYIVSAVLKIRSSEGRKKAFSTCSSHLGVVSLLYGTVSFVYLTPPNNPELRKVASVCYILFTPMLNPLIYSLRNKDVKNAVKKVLWKKNVLL, from the coding sequence ATGGGTGACAAGAGAGGAGACAACTACTCAGAAGTGACTGACTTCCTTCTTGTAGGCATCAGGGTCCAACCAGAGTTCCACAGTCTTCTCTTCCTACTATTCCTGATTGTTTATGGGATGGTCCTTCTGGGAAACCTTAGCATGATTGGTATCATTGTGACGGATCCCCGGCTGAACACACCCATGTATTTCTTCCTAGGCAATCTCTCTGTCATCGATCTCTCCTACTGCACTGTCATTGTACCCAAAGCCATGATCAACATCCTATCTCAGAAAAAGACCATATCTTTTGCAGGTTGTGTGGCTCAGATGTTTCTTTATGCACTTTTCATGGTAACAGAGGCCTTTGTCCTGGCAGCCATGGCCTATGACCGTTTCATTGCCATCTGCAATCCACTTCTCTATACTGTCCGCATGTCAAGAAGCCTCTGTATACAGTTGCTGGCTGGTTCCTATCTCTGTGGCTGGGTCAGTGCCATCCTTCAAATTAGTGTGACATTCTCAATGTCTTTCTGTGCCTCCCGAGTCATTGATCACTTCTACTGTGATTCAAACCCAATTGAGAAGATCTCCTGTTCtaatatctttatgaataagaTGGTGTCCCTTAGTTTAGCTGTCATCATTATTTTGCCCACAATAGTTGTTATTGTAGTCTCTTACATGTATATCGTAAGCGCTGTCTTGAAGATCCGCTCCAgcgaagggaggaagaaagcctTCTCAACTTGCAGCTCTCACCTGGGGGTTGTAAGTTTGCTCTACGGGACTGTCTCCTTTGTGTATCTCACACCTCCAAACAATCCCGAACTTCGTAAAGTTGCTTCAGTGTGTTATATTTTGTTCACACCTATGCTGAACCCCTTAATCTACTCTCTAAGGAATAAGGATGTTAAAAATGCCGTGAAAAAAGTCCTATGGAAGAAAAACGTTTTACTCTAA